A region of Deltaproteobacteria bacterium IMCC39524 DNA encodes the following proteins:
- a CDS encoding HAD family phosphatase — translation MKFTQIFWDNDGVLVDTERYYLLANREALAKLEITLSDELFVEISLTRGKSLLDLATARGHADDTIEELKEWRNNRYAQLLDLEDMTLPGVRETLNTLHGRLKMAIVTSSSKSHFEIIHKRTGLLTFFDFCLTRGDYTNSKPSAEPYLLALSRSGHEPHRSLVIEDSPRGLAAAKAAGLTCWVIPGQHTSEHEFRGADKILSSIEELPKLLL, via the coding sequence ATGAAATTCACACAGATATTCTGGGATAATGATGGGGTTCTGGTTGACACCGAACGTTACTACCTGCTAGCCAACCGTGAAGCTCTGGCCAAGCTGGAGATCACCCTGAGCGATGAACTGTTTGTCGAAATTTCACTGACCCGGGGAAAGAGCCTGCTAGACCTAGCCACAGCCCGGGGACATGCAGACGATACGATAGAGGAACTTAAAGAGTGGCGGAACAACCGCTATGCTCAACTGCTTGACTTGGAAGACATGACCTTGCCAGGGGTACGCGAGACACTAAACACACTGCACGGCAGACTAAAGATGGCTATTGTTACAAGTTCTTCCAAAAGCCACTTTGAGATCATCCACAAGCGTACCGGCCTACTGACATTTTTCGATTTCTGTTTAACACGGGGAGATTATACCAATAGCAAGCCCAGTGCTGAACCCTACCTTCTGGCACTGAGCAGGAGTGGACACGAGCCTCACAGGTCCTTGGTCATAGAGGATTCGCCACGAGGCCTGGCAGCAGCCAAAGCCGCCGGGCTCACCTGCTGGGTCATTCCCGGGCAGCACACCTCAGAGCACGAATTCAGAGGTGCAGACAAAATATTATCCAGTATTGAGGAGCTGCCGAAACTGCTTTTGTGA
- a CDS encoding putative manganese-dependent inorganic diphosphatase has product MSRMERVFVAGHRNPDTDSVCSAIAYARLCQRQGRDNVFPRRVGHINRQTEFVLDTLGQQAPLLLTDVYPRLRDTMDGEPAVIAADAPLMQALDLMRHRDIRMLPVVDSDNRPVGALILKRLTEHVFLPRAGRPVRQVLSSPESIRVCLQAEAVNLVDENCTEELDLFVGAMSLKIFHERLAEVEPRRIVVFVGDRQDIQRDAIELGVRLLVVTGDQEVDAELLALASVKGVSVLRTPFDTATSAMLARMSTPVHLLVESDIPTAHPNDRLDEIRKVMMRSTAPGVMVLDDEGIISGVATKSNLLRSSSIKLILVDHNELSQAVPGADQVDILEVIDHHRLGNFHTDAPIRFINQPLGSTCSVVATLYRQAGLEPEKDVASLLLAGLLSDTVLLKSPTTTAVDRELVVWLEKCSGLDAMAFGRQMFQAGSTLAAYPSIKALLTADFKEYEVEGRSFGVGQVEVVTFQEFEEQKDAIMQGLQALVAERALGLAGLLVTDIVQQNSQFVVQGDRDLIAAIGYPQLETGRFELKGVLSRKKQLMPHMLRALKSV; this is encoded by the coding sequence ATGAGCCGGATGGAAAGAGTTTTCGTTGCCGGGCATCGTAATCCGGATACAGACTCTGTCTGTAGCGCTATCGCCTATGCCCGTTTATGCCAGCGACAGGGGCGTGACAATGTTTTCCCAAGGAGGGTTGGCCACATCAACCGGCAGACGGAATTTGTCCTCGATACCCTGGGACAACAGGCTCCTCTCCTTCTGACCGACGTTTACCCGCGTTTGCGCGATACGATGGATGGTGAGCCTGCCGTGATCGCTGCTGATGCACCGCTTATGCAGGCCCTGGATTTAATGCGTCATCGCGACATTCGCATGTTGCCTGTCGTGGATAGCGACAATCGGCCCGTCGGAGCACTTATTCTGAAGCGTCTCACCGAGCATGTTTTTCTGCCGCGAGCTGGTCGCCCGGTTCGTCAGGTTCTTTCTTCCCCTGAATCGATACGGGTTTGTCTGCAGGCTGAAGCTGTCAATCTCGTTGACGAAAACTGCACCGAAGAGCTTGATCTCTTTGTTGGCGCCATGTCTCTCAAAATTTTTCACGAGCGTCTGGCTGAGGTTGAGCCTCGACGCATCGTAGTTTTTGTTGGTGATCGGCAGGATATCCAGCGGGACGCCATAGAGCTGGGGGTTCGCCTCCTGGTTGTGACGGGAGATCAGGAGGTTGATGCTGAGCTCCTCGCCCTGGCCAGTGTAAAGGGGGTCTCCGTTTTGCGTACACCTTTTGATACGGCCACCAGCGCCATGCTGGCACGAATGTCAACTCCGGTTCACCTCCTTGTGGAGTCAGATATCCCCACGGCGCATCCGAATGACCGTCTTGATGAAATTCGTAAAGTCATGATGCGAAGCACGGCTCCTGGTGTCATGGTTCTTGATGACGAGGGGATAATAAGCGGTGTCGCGACAAAGTCCAATCTGTTGCGATCGTCATCCATTAAACTGATTCTGGTTGACCATAACGAATTGTCCCAGGCGGTGCCTGGTGCTGATCAGGTCGACATCCTTGAAGTTATTGATCATCACAGGCTGGGCAACTTCCACACCGATGCTCCGATTCGTTTTATCAACCAACCCCTCGGCAGCACCTGCTCTGTGGTGGCGACCCTTTATCGTCAGGCGGGACTCGAGCCGGAAAAGGATGTTGCGTCTCTTCTGCTGGCTGGTCTCCTTTCTGATACCGTGCTTCTGAAGTCACCGACGACAACGGCTGTGGACCGTGAGTTGGTTGTCTGGTTGGAAAAGTGCTCCGGTCTGGATGCAATGGCCTTTGGCCGGCAGATGTTTCAGGCGGGTAGCACGCTGGCCGCTTATCCAAGTATCAAAGCTTTACTTACGGCAGACTTCAAGGAGTACGAAGTTGAAGGCCGAAGTTTTGGCGTCGGACAGGTTGAGGTTGTCACCTTCCAGGAGTTTGAAGAGCAGAAAGACGCAATTATGCAAGGTTTGCAGGCTCTGGTTGCCGAACGTGCCCTTGGTTTGGCCGGCTTGCTGGTGACAGATATTGTCCAACAAAACAGCCAGTTTGTGGTGCAGGGCGACAGGGATTTGATCGCCGCGATAGGCTACCCTCAGCTGGAGACCGGGCGTTTTGAGCTGAAGGGGGTGCTTTCACGCAAAAAGCAGTTGATGCCTCACATGTTGCGGGCACTTAAGTCAGTTTGA
- a CDS encoding DUF3108 domain-containing protein: MIYRVVLLGVFALTLFSFAPFCSEAQEFGAEKEIQQMVGENYLYAIDFLFFKRLAEGELRFSETDQPNIYRAELIGRTLGVASWLSGDRTQTYTSVMKLTPDGSLRSIEHTSRIVKRKWGKWRDRGRHHRYDYTQGIVFEEKSKEGVVSSRKERKIPEGQQPVDMLTAFYNLRAGVYGPLARGSQFLIPTYSGKGFSTITVTVLTVAQQAKQKFFPTHGLLLSVTLDPEVFDTNSGNLYFWLSDAGFPERGIVEDIIGMGDVRGSLVKEDL; this comes from the coding sequence ATGATTTACAGGGTTGTTTTGCTGGGAGTGTTTGCATTGACGCTCTTTTCTTTTGCGCCATTCTGTAGCGAGGCTCAAGAGTTTGGGGCAGAAAAAGAAATTCAGCAAATGGTGGGAGAGAACTACCTTTACGCCATTGATTTTCTATTCTTTAAAAGGTTGGCAGAAGGGGAGTTGCGTTTTTCTGAGACCGATCAACCTAATATTTATCGTGCAGAATTGATCGGGCGAACCCTGGGGGTCGCCTCATGGCTGTCCGGAGATCGCACCCAGACTTACACGTCGGTGATGAAACTAACCCCGGATGGCTCTCTGCGTAGTATCGAACACACGTCCAGAATCGTTAAGCGCAAGTGGGGGAAGTGGAGAGATCGCGGTCGTCATCATCGCTATGACTATACTCAGGGCATCGTCTTCGAGGAAAAATCTAAAGAAGGTGTCGTTAGCTCGAGGAAAGAACGTAAGATTCCTGAGGGTCAACAGCCCGTGGATATGTTGACGGCATTTTACAATTTAAGGGCCGGTGTTTACGGCCCCTTGGCCCGTGGTTCCCAATTCCTGATCCCCACCTACTCTGGTAAGGGCTTCTCCACTATTACTGTAACCGTCTTGACTGTTGCACAACAGGCGAAACAAAAGTTCTTCCCCACGCATGGATTGCTGCTGTCGGTGACATTGGACCCGGAGGTCTTTGATACCAACAGCGGTAACCTGTATTTCTGGTTGAGTGATGCAGGGTTTCCGGAACGCGGTATCGTTGAAGATATCATAGGCATGGGAGACGTTAGAGGGTCTCTGGTTAAGGAGGATTTATGA
- a CDS encoding calcium/sodium antiporter, whose translation MLLGSILVLAGLLLLYYGAEYLVTGSSHLALSFGVRPLIVGLTVVAFATSMPELMVSLFAAYRGSSSMAAGNIIGSNIANIGLILGVAALITPVLVARSTLVREVPIMVAASLGLYLVALDGELAFGNGLVLFFCLLIFLVYCLVNARQPSIPQDGDVEKAISEASGHRGRNVVLVLIGMAGLGLGAELMVRGAVMVATLLGVSELVIGLSIVALGTSLPELAASVMSAWKGEMDISVGNVIGSNIFNVLFVLGICPMIQTITIEPRVITVDFPVMLAFCGLLIGLLTMMPPRLVLDRKRGAILLGAYLLFVGSLFL comes from the coding sequence ATGTTACTTGGAAGCATACTCGTGTTGGCCGGGCTGTTACTTCTTTACTACGGAGCTGAGTACCTGGTTACGGGCAGCTCTCATCTGGCCCTTTCCTTCGGTGTCAGGCCCTTGATTGTTGGGCTTACGGTGGTCGCCTTTGCGACCAGTATGCCGGAGCTCATGGTCTCTCTCTTTGCCGCCTATCGAGGCTCTTCGTCTATGGCGGCCGGCAATATTATTGGTTCCAATATAGCTAATATCGGTTTGATCCTGGGCGTCGCAGCCTTGATCACACCCGTGCTTGTTGCCCGTTCCACGCTGGTTCGTGAAGTTCCGATCATGGTGGCTGCTTCCCTTGGCCTTTACCTGGTCGCCCTGGATGGCGAACTTGCCTTTGGTAATGGTCTGGTCCTTTTCTTCTGCCTGTTGATTTTTCTGGTTTATTGCCTGGTGAATGCACGTCAGCCCTCTATACCCCAAGATGGAGATGTCGAGAAGGCTATTTCTGAAGCCTCTGGACATCGGGGGCGGAATGTTGTGCTGGTCCTGATCGGAATGGCCGGCTTGGGCCTTGGCGCCGAGTTGATGGTGCGGGGTGCCGTTATGGTCGCTACTCTTCTGGGTGTGTCGGAGCTGGTGATAGGGCTCTCTATTGTTGCCCTGGGAACCAGTCTTCCAGAACTTGCAGCGTCGGTGATGAGCGCATGGAAGGGTGAGATGGATATCAGTGTCGGTAACGTGATCGGCAGCAATATTTTCAATGTCCTCTTTGTTCTGGGGATCTGTCCGATGATCCAGACGATTACCATTGAACCCAGGGTTATCACTGTTGATTTTCCGGTCATGTTGGCTTTTTGTGGCTTGTTGATTGGCCTCTTGACCATGATGCCGCCCCGGCTTGTTCTGGACCGCAAGCGTGGCGCCATTTTGCTGGGGGCTTATCTCCTCTTTGTGGGCAGTCTTTTCCTATGA
- a CDS encoding metalloregulator ArsR/SmtB family transcription factor yields MAEVEFDKSICFDREAEILKVLGHPVRLKIVAGLMSQSCNVKKIWECLELPQATVSQHLALLKNKGIIVGKRDGVEVFYQVTSKEARKIVESLMEGFACA; encoded by the coding sequence ATGGCAGAAGTAGAATTTGACAAATCCATCTGTTTCGATCGCGAAGCCGAAATTCTGAAAGTCCTCGGTCACCCGGTGCGACTGAAGATCGTTGCCGGCCTTATGTCGCAATCCTGTAACGTCAAAAAAATCTGGGAGTGCCTGGAGTTACCACAGGCAACCGTATCGCAACATCTTGCCTTGCTCAAAAACAAGGGCATCATTGTAGGTAAGCGTGATGGCGTTGAAGTCTTTTACCAGGTAACCTCTAAGGAAGCCCGTAAAATAGTTGAGTCCCTGATGGAGGGTTTTGCCTGCGCATAG
- a CDS encoding class I SAM-dependent methyltransferase, translating into MKNTSPQPPVRKPRGSSLTRIVTWSQQLLCEVLEHGDLVVDLTAGTGQDTHVLAEAVGSEGQVVAFDLQSEALEQTTQRLQQHDFIVKSVPDDTEIPRAFGVYLVHACHSSLNKIITHPVKAIIANLGYMPGGDKALVTRSDSTLAALSQSLELLIPGGRLAVTVYPAHPGGEEEGRAVYDFFCSLPRESWLVLSLRAANRSEAPFLLVAERIL; encoded by the coding sequence ATGAAAAATACCAGTCCCCAGCCTCCAGTTCGCAAACCCCGAGGTTCATCCCTAACCCGCATCGTTACCTGGAGTCAGCAACTCCTCTGCGAAGTTCTTGAGCATGGTGACCTGGTTGTCGATCTGACCGCTGGTACAGGCCAAGACACCCATGTCCTGGCCGAAGCCGTCGGTAGCGAAGGGCAGGTTGTTGCCTTTGATCTGCAATCCGAGGCTCTTGAACAGACGACGCAGCGGTTGCAACAGCATGACTTTATCGTCAAAAGTGTGCCTGATGATACTGAGATCCCGCGAGCCTTCGGAGTCTACCTGGTTCATGCTTGCCACAGCTCTCTTAACAAAATCATCACCCATCCCGTTAAAGCGATTATTGCCAACCTGGGCTATATGCCGGGTGGAGATAAAGCTCTGGTCACCCGGTCCGACTCAACCTTGGCTGCACTCAGTCAATCGCTCGAATTATTGATCCCCGGTGGTCGCCTTGCTGTCACGGTTTATCCGGCACACCCGGGGGGCGAGGAAGAAGGGAGGGCTGTTTATGATTTCTTCTGCAGCCTGCCTCGTGAGAGTTGGCTAGTTCTTTCGCTTCGTGCTGCTAATCGGAGTGAGGCGCCTTTCCTGTTGGTTGCCGAACGTATACTTTAG
- a CDS encoding TerB family tellurite resistance protein: MFSRILTLLQGEGAVAEENRFERVQVATCALLMEVAHSDGHYQAAEAKVVHDLLAKKFDLSAASVAELIDYSHDHREESLDLFQFAREINAHFSRAEKLDVMEGIWRVIYADGTLDKYEDALARQLATLLRLDHKDVIDRKMLVLDEVKGRG, encoded by the coding sequence ATGTTCAGTCGAATTTTAACCCTGCTGCAAGGTGAAGGCGCTGTCGCCGAAGAAAATCGTTTCGAGAGAGTTCAGGTTGCGACTTGTGCTCTTTTGATGGAGGTCGCCCATAGCGACGGTCACTACCAGGCCGCTGAAGCGAAAGTGGTTCATGACCTGTTGGCCAAAAAATTCGACCTCTCGGCAGCATCTGTTGCCGAGCTAATCGATTATTCACACGACCATCGTGAAGAGAGCCTCGACCTGTTCCAGTTCGCCCGTGAAATCAATGCCCATTTCAGCCGGGCAGAAAAGCTCGATGTGATGGAGGGTATTTGGAGGGTGATTTACGCTGATGGCACCCTTGATAAATATGAAGATGCCCTGGCACGGCAGCTCGCCACCTTGCTGCGTCTTGATCATAAGGACGTGATTGATCGTAAAATGCTGGTTCTGGACGAAGTTAAGGGCAGGGGCTAG
- a CDS encoding DUF190 domain-containing protein, giving the protein MMKQEELVLMRIFVGESDRFEKKPLYEALVELFHAEGVAGATVIKGAMGFGGNSQVHSDRLLCLSSDLPVIIEVVDAEKKINEVLPLIEGMFRGGLITLEKARVIQFKDN; this is encoded by the coding sequence ATGATGAAACAGGAAGAGCTGGTCCTGATGAGAATCTTTGTCGGTGAGAGTGACCGTTTCGAGAAGAAACCTCTTTACGAAGCATTGGTCGAGCTGTTTCATGCAGAAGGGGTGGCCGGAGCAACCGTTATCAAGGGGGCGATGGGCTTCGGCGGCAACAGCCAGGTGCATTCAGATCGTCTGTTGTGTTTGAGCAGTGATCTCCCCGTGATAATCGAGGTGGTTGATGCTGAAAAGAAGATTAACGAAGTGCTGCCATTGATCGAGGGCATGTTTCGGGGAGGATTGATTACCCTGGAGAAGGCCCGCGTCATTCAATTCAAGGATAACTGA
- the crcB gene encoding fluoride efflux transporter CrcB, which produces MKILYLGLFGGMGCIARYMVSGWVYNLAGKTLPYGTLAVNVIGSLLLGLIMEGSLRSTLLSPELRFGLTVGFLGGFTTFSTFSYETVRLMEEGSMLAAGANVLLNATVCVVAALVGIYLARQM; this is translated from the coding sequence GTGAAAATACTCTATTTGGGCCTCTTCGGTGGCATGGGCTGCATCGCCCGGTATATGGTCTCCGGATGGGTCTACAACCTTGCCGGGAAAACCCTGCCTTATGGGACCCTGGCCGTTAATGTCATCGGCTCTCTGCTCCTCGGTCTGATCATGGAAGGCAGCCTGCGCAGCACACTCTTGAGTCCCGAACTTCGTTTCGGTCTTACGGTTGGTTTTCTTGGCGGCTTTACCACGTTTTCCACCTTCTCCTACGAAACAGTCAGACTTATGGAAGAGGGCAGCATGCTTGCAGCCGGAGCCAATGTTCTCCTGAATGCAACCGTTTGTGTGGTTGCTGCTCTGGTCGGCATTTATCTGGCCCGGCAAATGTAG
- the rpoH gene encoding RNA polymerase sigma factor RpoH, translated as MSALNLPVTTDTFEHYMVQVNRFDLLSPEEEYELATRHLQEGDMEAAHKLVCANLRFVVKIANEYRSYGLRLLDLVQEGNIGLMMAVRKFDPQRGTRLITYAVWWIRAYIQSYIMRSWSMVKIGTTQMQKKLFFKLSQTRKALRNMTGTEEIEDIARELDVTEDAVVEMTQRMGGRDTSLDVELTEGEGYTLLSTLKDDGDNQEDLLLAHEEQQLNTQKTSAALSVLKPRERHIIEERILAETPSTLQDLANEYGISRERVRQIERNALSKLRNVMTEDPS; from the coding sequence ATGAGCGCATTAAATCTGCCGGTCACAACAGATACCTTTGAACACTACATGGTTCAGGTCAACCGCTTCGACCTTTTGAGCCCTGAAGAGGAATACGAGCTGGCAACCAGGCATCTGCAGGAAGGAGACATGGAAGCAGCACATAAGCTGGTTTGTGCCAACCTGCGTTTCGTCGTTAAGATTGCCAACGAATATCGTAGCTACGGTCTTCGTCTTCTCGACCTTGTTCAGGAAGGCAATATCGGCCTCATGATGGCCGTCAGGAAGTTTGACCCGCAGCGCGGAACGCGACTGATTACCTATGCGGTCTGGTGGATCCGTGCTTACATCCAGAGCTACATCATGCGTAGCTGGTCGATGGTCAAAATCGGCACGACGCAGATGCAAAAGAAACTCTTTTTCAAATTGTCCCAGACCCGCAAAGCTCTGCGTAACATGACGGGCACCGAAGAGATTGAAGATATCGCAAGAGAGCTTGATGTTACTGAAGACGCCGTTGTCGAAATGACGCAGCGCATGGGTGGCCGTGATACATCCCTTGACGTTGAGTTAACCGAAGGAGAAGGTTACACCCTCCTCAGCACGTTAAAAGACGATGGCGACAACCAGGAGGATCTGCTCCTCGCCCACGAAGAGCAGCAGCTCAACACACAGAAAACGTCAGCGGCTTTGTCAGTGTTGAAGCCCCGGGAGCGGCACATCATCGAAGAGCGGATTCTGGCTGAAACACCCAGCACTCTTCAGGACCTGGCCAACGAATACGGCATCAGCCGCGAACGCGTCAGGCAGATCGAGCGGAATGCCTTGAGCAAATTACGCAATGTCATGACTGAAGACCCCTCATAA
- the bamD gene encoding outer membrane protein assembly factor BamD gives MHKSVTFVFILGLFLLAACAPSTVVPPAKNAGVYFQEGEDFFEKGLYADAIASWEKVRDSYYSPEMNTLAELKIAEAHFLAEEYLEAGVAYEEFLRNHPDHPRVADVLYQLGLSYVYQMLNVDQDQSATIYALNAFQTLKERFPEDRRMEEVQIYIDRCLNQLASSEVQVGQFYLRTKSYAASINRLTGVLKKYPNYYQRDKAYYLLGQAYLMNGEKEEAVASFNTLFNDYVGSEYILDAQKYMETNY, from the coding sequence ATGCATAAATCGGTCACTTTTGTTTTTATTTTAGGTCTCTTTCTCCTTGCTGCCTGCGCACCCAGCACAGTCGTGCCACCGGCAAAGAACGCCGGCGTTTACTTCCAGGAAGGTGAAGATTTCTTCGAAAAAGGGCTCTATGCCGACGCCATTGCTTCATGGGAGAAGGTCCGCGACAGCTACTATTCACCAGAGATGAACACCCTCGCAGAGCTGAAGATCGCCGAGGCACATTTCCTTGCTGAAGAATATCTCGAGGCCGGTGTTGCCTACGAAGAATTCCTTAGAAACCACCCCGACCATCCGCGCGTCGCTGATGTCCTCTATCAACTTGGACTCTCTTATGTCTACCAGATGCTTAACGTCGACCAGGATCAGAGTGCGACAATTTATGCGCTTAACGCCTTCCAAACCTTGAAGGAGCGTTTTCCGGAAGATCGCCGTATGGAAGAGGTCCAGATTTATATTGATCGCTGCCTCAACCAGTTGGCGTCCAGTGAAGTGCAAGTGGGACAGTTCTACCTGCGCACCAAGTCTTACGCGGCCTCAATCAATCGCCTGACGGGAGTCCTTAAAAAGTACCCGAACTACTATCAACGCGACAAGGCATACTATCTGCTGGGTCAGGCTTACCTGATGAACGGTGAGAAAGAAGAGGCCGTTGCCTCTTTCAACACTCTTTTCAATGACTACGTCGGCAGCGAATACATCCTTGACGCACAGAAATATATGGAAACGAATTACTGA
- a CDS encoding acetyl-CoA hydrolase/transferase C-terminal domain-containing protein, which translates to MSDYGTLESRVRRKSLLNKVMKPEDTIKFFSSGQNLVWSGFTPAGYPKAVPIALADHVEANNLQGQLKFNLFIGASVGAETEDRWATLDMIDRRWPYQTGKNIAKGINAGKIRMGDKHLGHFAQDISYGFYTENGRYDIGIFEVSAITEDGGLALTSSCGIVAEAIGLCDKIILEVNTGQPSFEGMHDIHMQQKPPNRAPFLITSADSRIGTPYVPCDMEKVIAVVESKNRDKGRAFADMDDTSEAIAGHIMEFFAHEVKRGRLPENLLPLQSGVGSIANAVVGGLAKGPFSNLSVYTEVLQDTMLDFIDGGNLNFASACSLSLSETEGFPRFFDNWDKYADKVVMRPLSIANAPEPIRRLGVIAMNTPVEFDMYAHANSTLVGGTRMINGLGGSGDYLRNGFLKIMHSPSTRPSKTDPLGITCVVPKAPHIDHTEHDLDVLVTEQGLADLRGVAPKERAKLIIEKCAHPEYKPILSDYLEMATKDCIARGVGHEPQLFDRAFKMQQNMAENGTMRIKNWDIKIDLCE; encoded by the coding sequence ATGTCCGATTACGGAACCTTAGAAAGTCGCGTTCGTCGCAAGTCCCTGCTCAACAAGGTTATGAAGCCTGAAGATACGATCAAGTTCTTCAGCTCTGGACAGAACCTGGTATGGTCCGGTTTCACCCCGGCCGGTTACCCTAAAGCGGTACCAATCGCATTGGCTGACCACGTTGAAGCCAACAACCTGCAAGGTCAGTTGAAGTTCAACCTCTTCATCGGTGCCTCTGTCGGTGCTGAAACTGAAGATCGTTGGGCAACCCTCGACATGATCGACCGCCGCTGGCCTTACCAGACCGGCAAGAACATCGCCAAAGGGATCAACGCTGGCAAGATCCGTATGGGCGACAAGCACCTCGGTCACTTTGCTCAGGATATCAGCTACGGTTTTTACACAGAAAACGGCCGTTATGACATCGGTATCTTTGAAGTTTCTGCCATCACCGAAGACGGTGGCCTGGCCCTGACCTCTTCCTGCGGTATCGTTGCTGAAGCGATCGGCCTCTGCGACAAGATCATCCTCGAAGTCAACACCGGCCAGCCTTCTTTCGAAGGTATGCACGACATTCACATGCAGCAGAAGCCACCCAATCGTGCACCTTTCCTGATCACCAGCGCTGATAGCCGCATCGGTACTCCATACGTTCCTTGCGACATGGAAAAAGTCATTGCCGTAGTCGAGTCCAAGAACCGTGACAAAGGTCGCGCATTTGCAGATATGGACGACACCTCAGAAGCGATCGCCGGTCACATCATGGAGTTCTTTGCACATGAAGTGAAGCGCGGTCGTCTGCCTGAGAACCTGCTGCCTTTGCAATCCGGCGTCGGCTCCATCGCTAACGCAGTTGTTGGTGGCCTCGCCAAAGGTCCTTTCTCGAACCTGTCGGTTTACACCGAGGTTCTCCAGGACACCATGCTCGACTTTATCGACGGCGGCAACCTGAACTTTGCTTCGGCCTGCTCCCTGTCGCTTTCAGAGACCGAGGGCTTCCCTCGCTTCTTCGACAACTGGGACAAGTATGCGGACAAAGTCGTCATGCGCCCCCTGTCAATAGCCAACGCTCCTGAGCCGATTCGTCGTCTCGGCGTTATCGCCATGAACACTCCGGTCGAATTCGACATGTATGCCCACGCCAACTCCACGTTGGTTGGCGGTACTCGAATGATCAACGGCCTCGGCGGTTCCGGTGACTACCTGCGTAACGGCTTCCTGAAGATCATGCATTCACCTTCAACGCGTCCGAGCAAGACCGATCCACTCGGCATCACTTGCGTTGTACCGAAGGCTCCGCATATCGACCACACTGAGCACGACCTCGACGTGTTGGTTACCGAGCAGGGTCTGGCCGACCTCCGCGGTGTTGCTCCTAAAGAGCGCGCCAAGCTGATCATCGAGAAGTGTGCTCATCCTGAGTACAAGCCAATTCTCTCCGATTACCTGGAGATGGCAACCAAGGATTGTATCGCTCGCGGTGTTGGTCACGAGCCTCAGCTCTTTGACCGTGCCTTCAAGATGCAGCAGAACATGGCCGAGAACGGCACCATGCGCATCAAGAACTGGGACATCAAAATCGACCTCTGCGAATAG